The following is a genomic window from Arvicanthis niloticus isolate mArvNil1 chromosome 10, mArvNil1.pat.X, whole genome shotgun sequence.
TCAAGTCTTACCCCAGCCTTAGGCTTAGAGCTAGGATCGTCTCCCAGGATGGCTAAAGGGAAATAAGGCTCACTTCCTGTGGTAATCTCACAGAGTCAAGGCACCGTTGTGAGGAAGGCTGTGAGGGAGGGCTGCTGGGAGCAAAAACTCCACGCAGGAACTGAAGATCCCTGAGAAAAGGACCCATTCGGGCAAGCTCTAGGGAAACACGAATGTTAGCCCACACTCTTAGGTACAGTGTGCTGAGTCCCTGAAAAGCTACCCACTGCcaagagcagaagagaaaggTGGAGACTCTCAGGGCAAGGTTTTGGAAGGGTCAGTTCCCcaaagcctcctcctcctcctcattcagACCTAGGCTCTTCCCATTCAGTACAGGTGCCTTCCGGATCCTGCCACTTCTATACTGTGAAGGAGATGCCATTTCCCCACTGGAGTAGCAGACTGAACCACTGACAACTCAGTGTGTAGAAGGCCAGTGGATGGGGCTAACTATAGTTCTATAGGACATCACCAGCTGGAGAATTAATTATCTGAGAATTGCTAGGAGACAGGTCACCAGTGGAGGTGATTACAAAAGCCTCTTCCCTGGGCTTCCACTCTGGCTGCCTAGAAAGGACAGTGGAGGGACAAACCTGCAAAGGGTTATCTAGGCCTAGGCTTCGCTGCCATCTGTCTCTGCTCAGAGACAGGCTTTGCTAAGGACTTGACATAAGCCGAAGCACACAGTCCATCCACAGTTTCGGATTAACCAGAACAGAGACTTTGAATGCCCACATTACCAAATCAGCCCTGATTCACTAGCCAAGCAAAGGCTGGGAACTTGTGTTGGCCTATGAAAGACGGTGGGTGCTGTCGGGCCTGCCTCTGAGTACCTGGGAGCTGAACCGTGTCTCTGTGTGGCCTTTTTCTTAGATTATCGAGTGTATGCCGCAGGAGGAATGGGCCTGGACCTACGTCCACACAACTACTTGCAACACTATGACATGCTAAAGGACATGTGGGTGTCACTAGCACCCATGCCTACCCCAAGATATGCTGCCACCTCCTTCCTCCGGGGCTCCAAGATCTATGTGTTGGGTAAGGACAAGCTtcttgttcatttgttcttcttgttcccTTGGGTGAGTTCCCTGGAAAGAGATGCCAACAGCCTGAGAATATCCTTGGCCATGGGGGATAATCACCACCCTAGCCCTTGAGGAGTCTTTCAGATGACTGAATAACAGAAGGGCCAACCCAGTCCTCTCTGTTCTCAGGAACTGCTTTTTTTTCCCACCCTCTACTCTGTAACCTGCCCTCCCTCttcacctccccacctccccacttcctcACCTTCCCACCTCCAGGGGGACGACAATCTAAGTATGCAGTCAATGCCTTTGAGGTCTTTGATATAGAGTCTCGGTCCTGGACCAAGTTCCCCAACATTCCCTGTAAGCGGGCCTTCTCCAGCTTTGTGACTCTGGACAACCACCTATACAGCCTGGGAGGCCTGCGGCAGGGTCGTCTGTACCGGCAGCCCAAGTTCCTCCGGACAATGGATGTGTTCGACATGGAACAGGGTGAGCTGGGTTCCCATCCCCTTGGCTCCTTGCTGTCTTCTGACTGATCCCCACTTTCCCCACCATGGCAATCTCCCTGGGGTTGCTTACATATCCAGGCAGCCTTCTCTGAAATCTGAGCACCTTCCTAACTCATGGGTATACTTGGAGTCAGATTCTTTCCAAGGCTCCTTTGGCCTGCTTGTGTGTTTTCACTATGGCCTTTCCTCTCCATCACCAGTGTCTGTGCAGGACCAGGTTAGGAAGTGTCTCTTCCTTTGCTGATGGAGAATCAGGGAGCCTGATTACTCCTCCCATTGCCTTTAATCAGATTCCTTTCCCATTTAGAGCTGGGGAAAACCTAAGTAGAACAGGGAGCTCATGGGAATTCTGTACCTTAGACTGGGACAAGCACCAGAGAAGGCCCAAGTGGCAGAGGGTGTCATTTCAACCAACAGGCCATGCTCTCTGCACCCTGGATGCAAGGGTGAATGGAAGAGGGGCAGCCACCAGGGTAAGAGCCACTTGGGATTCATCTGTATTTGTTAGGGGACATCAACACCTaatcctctttctctgtcctgtCATTGTGGGTATCTTGCAGGGGGATGGCTGAAGATGGAACGTTCATTCTTCCTCAAGAAGCGCCGGGCAGACTTTGTGGCTGGTGGTCTGAGTGGACGGGTCATAGTGGCTGGGGGCCTTGGTAAGGATGGAGAATCTCCAACATGTTGTGTTGTGGTTCTGGGACGTGGTAGGTCCTTGGCACTGCATTGGAGCAATGGATGGTACTGACTCTGCGTGCCTCCCACTGACTTACTCCAAAGAATTCAATATGGTCTGGACTTGACCTTTCCACATGGCCCCACATATGTTCTTTCCACCTGGAAATAGGAAAATGGAGATCTAGAAATAATAGGGGACATATGAACTCCTGTGCTGAACCCAGGTCCCTGAGTCCCTCTCTGGGGATAGCTGGAGACAAAGGGTAAAAGTAAAGTCTTCATCCTGCCTTGACCCAATGTCATTGTGGACATCCAGCCCTCTTAGGATAGTAAAGTATATGATCAAATGAATGCTCTGAATTCTGGATCTGATCCCTCTCAAAGACTGCTGCTGTTTTGAAGGACAGACTGGGACTTGGAGGCACACTGAAGTCTTTAGGACACAGTGATGAAGGAACTGTGTGGGGGGGGACAACCAGAGTTTATTCAATGTTGACATGCTCCTTCATGAACAACCATATGGGCTAGATTATGagggaagctgtgtgtgtgtgtgtgtgtgtgtgtgtgtgtgtgtgtgtgtgtgtaaaatcaggAGGGAGGTAGTGGTACTCTTAAAAACTTCTGATAATCAAGACAGGAGAAAATAATTCTATTCTTAAGATGAAGAGGCAGAAAAGGGACAAGGGACAAAGTTCTTTAACAGGAATTCCTGGCCCAGGATGGCAAAGAGAGAGCCATCCTATAGCCATAGACAATGAAGTTGCTTGGCTTTTGCTTCTGGGTTGGGAGATGGTCACCTTGGGACCTGGTTTGGTGGCTGGGCTCCTTGGTCTAAGGTCTGATTCCCCTGTTGCTTTCAGGAAACCAGCCCACTGTCCTGGAGACAGCAGAAGCATTCCACCCTGAGAAGAATAAGTGGGAGGCCCTCCCCCCCATGCCCACACCCCGCTGTGCCTGCTCCAGCATTGTCTTCAAGAACTGCCTCATGGCTGTGGGGGGTGTCAGCCAGGGACTGAGCGATGCAGTAGAGGCGCTGTTTGTCTCTGACTCCTAAGTGGCCTGAGCAGCACCTTTGCCTGGACAGTATCACTCCACTCCTGACATGAGGAATGGTCTCATCAAAGCAGTTTGGACTACTTCCTCAGGTGGGGTCAAGCCCTGGGGCTCTCAGTGACCTCCCTCTAAATCTGCAATCTCAGAAAGCATAGCTGACTCCACTAGTCAGTCAGTGCTAGGCTGTGGACTGGGGAGAAACCTCACACAGTGCTCAAACACAGCAGGGGAAAGTTTCCTCCTCTTGCCTACCTCCTGAGGTAGAGTTGGCACCCAGAGAGGGAGCCACTgttgtccttcctcatctctgaGGTAGTTTGAGTGTCGTGGGATAAACTAATGAAGAACAGGGCACCCCCCCAAACCCTTGTTTCTCTTTGGTTGACATCCATTCCCCATATAGAAGTTAGAGATCTGTGGGCCTGCCCCAGATCTCACCTACGTATCAGGGATTGGACTCGAAGCTAGGCCCAAGTTGTGTAGGAAGGAAGCTGGGGGCTCACCCTCCAGGACAACAGCTTCGGCAGAAAGGATCCTTCCTTTCAGGTCCCTGCTGGGCATGTAATGATGGAAAGTCAATATCTTCTGTATTCTACCTTCCGCCACCCTCTCCTGACCTGAGGCCTGGCCACTCTGTGCCCAACGGCTCTCAGCGTGTTTCTGTGTGAAACCATCTCATTGACTTACACTGTGGCTTCCCAATCCACAAAGGGTGGATAAATTGCACTCTGGTTAATAACAGCAGCACAACATTTGGTAACTTTATTCCTGTCTTCTTTGGGCCCTGGAGACAAGGCAGGGGTGTCCTGGTTTGTAGATAGAAAACCCCACGAGACCATTTCCCACTGTGTTCTGCTAAATAGGGACCGATTGATCACTTGTTCTTGATGGTTCCTGATGAAAAGTTCTACCTTCCCTCCACCACAGCTGTCCCACTCTCAAAGAGCCAACCGAGTTTAGTTctcttggcacacacacacacacacacacacacacacacacacacacacacacgtatgtttGGCCAAGGTTATGACCGTTCAGTCTTTGCTAGGTTATACCCATGTCTAACCTCGATCAATTCAGCTGAAGCTCATTTTAGGCATattcaaagaaggaaagaactgttCATTGACTTAAAAACAACTGGGAGCTGTAGGATGGATGTGCCTTCCCTCTAGCCTGCACAGCAGATTTTTGTGTTATTTCCCAAGCACTTAAATTGGATTAGGACTTAGCTTGGGGAAGAGCACTTACCCAGCATGCTCAGGGACCTGAGTCCCATCCacagcacagaaaacaaactGAACTAGCTCTGAGTTAGTTCTGAGGACACAAAGAATAATCTCCCCCTACTGAGActgtggaggaggcagggagCCCCACACCTTCTTCACAGGGCTCAGGTGATTAATTACCTCCCAAGGAGCCTGAACTGGAGGATGGCCTATCAGGGTCTGAGGGGTCAGAAGGACGTCTTTCTGCTGTGGTGGTAGGGGTCCTTCTTCTAGCTGGATCTTCAAGGACCGAGTGAAACCTGGGTCTTTAAGGGATGGTGGGTTATTGGCTTTCCCTTTGGGTTCCAGGAGGACACTGCCACCTGCTGGCCTAGCAGTTTTTTCTCATTGAGGTGGCCTCTAAGGAACAGAGCACAAAGAAGCCTCTGTGGCTTATGGATCCAATACCATTAAGTCCCCCTGTACTAACCATTAGAAAGAAAGAGTTGGGGTCCACAGAGGACAGGTGGCTTCTCAGAACAAGCTGCTTCACACTTGACCCCCTTTCCCTATCTGACTTGCACTTCTGTCCTGCCCACATTATTCCCAACCCAAGAGGAGCCAAGCCATACAGGGGCTCTCTCCAgagaactggagagacagctggaGAGATCCAGATAATGGCCCCATATCTTATGACAGAATTGAATCCTTCTAAGATAGTTGGAACCTTAGGGCCCCGGCAAGTTCTATGAGGTTGAATTAGACATTGACATTATCAGAACAATCCTAAGCTGGAGCTAATATCTGCCAGGGTCACCCCTGTGCAAGGATCATTGTGGGAAGACAAGGGACACCTCGGTGAGGAGTGAGGGAGGCCCTTGATGTCTGTGTTAAAGCATGTGGTTAATACCCCTTGCATCTCAGAGGCAGTACAGCCAATGGCCTGCCTTCAGGCCTCACACATCCAACTGCTACAGGCCATTCCACACCACACTTTTCCGAAGGTCCCTTACCCTCCTGAATCCCCCTGTCTGTCTCACAAGGTGGTAAAGCACCTGCTTCAGTTTCCTGGTCAGCTCTGAGGCAAGTCTCTTGACCATAGGAGGGGGTTGATGCACAGCTTGGGCAACATAACAAGACTCTGACTTTCAGAATCAGAAACTGGACATGATGCATACCTTTagttccaacactcaggaggcagaggcatggggatctctgtgagttcgaggccagcctggcctacatagtaaatttcaggacagtcagagttacatggagagaccctgtctcacccccTCCTCTCAAAATCAGGACTATTGAAGGGGTTTGAATATGGCGGAGAGCATGTGGAAGAGTGCGAAGGCATTTCTGGGGGCATGAGACTGTACTGCAGGCCGGCAGATGCAGAAAAGACTTCTTCATGCCTTGTGGAAGAGTCTAGACTTTATGCATGGAGGAAATTAAGAGCAGATGCAGCTCACTACCAACACCAAGTACGATGAGAAGGCCAGGGAAAGCAGTTCCCAGAATCCTGAATTCCCTGAACCCTGAAATCCTGAGTCAGTCCACTGTTAGAGACAGGCCTCTGAAGAACAGCGTGAGTGTCTAAAAGCTCACATTTCCTGCACTCAGCTGGAAGAGGCCAAAGCAAGGCAGGGTCTGAACCAACCCTGAAGGGGACTGAGGCTTAGAGAGGAGAGCTTTGAGCATGTCCTAGTAGTGCTTCTAGGGCCTTGTCCCTTGCCCACCACAGTGCCAGTGGATGAAGGAATGGTCCCCGGGGAAGGGGGAGAACCAGCTAGCAGCCAGAGCAGATGCCCTGAGTTCTTACAAGGAGAGCTGTGTTCTCCCTGTGCTATGATTCTCTTTGTTTCAATGGCTTGGACTACAATCTGTTTTCCCAAACACTTGGGCTCCACAGGCAGCTGTGCTCTATGGGACAAAATGCTTTTACAGTTCAGCTTCCCCAGCCCAGGAGGTGACTCTTGAGGACGAACACTGCAGACACTGCAGACCGTGTGCCTTGACTGCCTTAAGTCAGCTCCCGGAACTGCCTCCAGCACCCAGAGCCCTCTTCCCTCACACCTCTACTGCCTGTACCCTATTCTCCTCCCGCTCACACTTGGTTGGATCCCACTCCGCTCACACATGTACTCATCATCCACTCTCTCACTCAGACACACCTCCCTGTGCACACTCTTCATGCAAGTGGCTACCCATGCTCATGTGCAATCTTTACAAATACATTACACATGCCCCCTTATGGACATCTGTCCTACACATAGCTTTGATTTCACATGCTCTCAATTGTCGGTGGTGGCCAGACTTAGAATTCCCTCCACTCCCTAcccctgttgtttttgttttgagacgtggtcttactgtgtagcccccactggcctggaacttgctatgtagaccaggctagctttgaacgcATAGAGATAGATCTACTTgcttttgccttctgagtgctgggattaaaggaatagGAAGGGCATCATGCCCAGCTCAGAATGCTTGCAATTCAACCATTAGGCCATGCCTCCAAGCTCAGAATCCTTATCATTTGAAGGACAGACTGCTTCAACATTCTGCTGTTCTTGCCAAGGCAAGGTCATCTGTTGCCCTGCCCTGCTCCCTCTGGATCACCCTTCCCCCAATGACTCCATGCTACAGTTTGCCACTGTGGCTAGAGGAACTTTTTGAACCACACTTGGGCTGAGATCCTTCTGTTTTGCCAGTGAGGAGACAGGCCTAAAGGAATTCTGTACTCTGATTCCCAAGAAAACGTCTGAGTTCTATCAAGAAGGGACTACCTGGCCTTCCTCATTTGCCCTCTCTGCCTAGTCCCTGGCTAGTACCTGGCACAGAGCCAGCACAGGCTGCAGCCGAGTACTACTAGATGAACAACAGATTGTTCTTTCAGATGGCTTTCCCTGGGGAGGATCCAGGAAGTCCCAGTGCCTAAGCCCTACCCCAGCCCCAAATTTGACCAGACCTCTCTTCTTGCATAGACAGCTTTTTTTTGTGTGCGCAAATCTTGGGAGCCACCTCCATCCTCCCAAGAGGAAATAATTCACAGATGACTCAGAGGGTCTTTGGGAGGATGAATGGGACAGAGAAGTGTCGGGACATTTGTTGCATGCCAGGTCTGAGGACTGTGGGGAATTACAATTTGCCTTCTCGTTTGCCTATGCCATGAGGAACAGCCAGGTTGGACTCCAGGCTGGTAGCTAGTGGCCTTGGAGTTTGTTAGGGCTTCCACTGGGCTCTTGGGGCTTTTCTTCTGGTTAGCCTTAGAATTCGTGGCCGTGGCAGaagggcggggggcggggggtgtcACTGCTTTGGAGTGGTCCACCCTGCTCTCTCTCCTGGACATGATACAGACTCGGAACCATCATACCTATCACTCAACAGGAAATGTGGTCCTTTTCTcagtctcaaaagcaaacatatgtaagaaaaaaatgatatataattcacactcccagaatcccctGCTCCACACCCCCACTTGTAGAAGGGGAATGACCAGGGGCTTCCCTTCTATGCTGCTCTGGTTCTATCTGGGACATGAGCTTCTAGAACCTTAGGGAAGCAGGCTCTACCCTAGACAGCCCCTCTCCCTCACACAGTGACTGGCTGCCTTCGGATCCTCATCACCACATGAAAACATGGCTGCCCGGGCTTTCCCTGGACTCCCTCCACCCTTCTGGGGATTTTGGCTATACATCTGACCTCATGCTCTGGAACTCAACCTTCCTTTCAGCCTCCCAGTCTTCATAAAATCCCCCAGCCTCAGCTCCTTATAAAGGCTATCATTCCAGCCTGCCTCCCTCCTACTTGGTATTCCAGACTCCCTCTCTCCTTAGCCCCTCCCCATCTACCTGTCCCACCCACCCTGCACACCCCTCCATGTGTGGCAAATATAAGCCACTCCCTTTCTAGTCCTTTATCGTAGGCTCTTGTAGGAGTTCTAGGTCAGCGTTTTGTAATCTCTGGTGATGGTGGCTCCTTAATCCACCTGGCAATAGCAACCCCTGAATACCAGTTTGTACCGGTGTTATTCAGGGCCACGAGGAATGCTGGTTCCCACCTTCCTTTACCCAGGGCGAGGAGCTGCTGACCCGGCTAAAGAATGTGCTTTGCTTGGGGTTAACATTCCAGGATCAGCTTGGGAGACCAAGGACTTGTGTTGGCAGTAGAAGCCAATTGGGCACAAGGCAGAGAGGGGGTGTACTAGGCATCCCCCCTCAAATTCCGGCATGTATCCCTTCTATGTGTTTTCTAGTCACTCCTGGGTCTCCCCTGAATGGAGGCAGGACTGGCAGGAAAAAATATATCCTTTCATTTATGTGAAGTGAAGACACCAGGCCCTGAGCCACGGTGCCCCTTGCTATAAGCCCCACCTGCTGGGGAGCCTAGAACTCTCTATAAAACCACTTCTAACAGGGTTTCATTAGTGCAATTAGGCTTAAGGAGACTCAGACACCTTGCCCAGCCCCGTCTCTGACTTCCACTCAGGCTGTTGCTCTTTCTGCCTCATTTGCATCAACTACCCATGCACCCAACACCTAAGCCAAGGCTCAGTGAAGAGGCATTAAGGTTGTGTGCACTGGAGTGTTGACAGCTAGAAAGACAGGAGTTATTTTTACTGACTCCATCTCAGGCATCAACAGTCCCAGGCGACTTACTGCAGTGGAACCACACAGGGAGCCCATGGAAAGTACTCAGAGTCTCAGGGGCCCACTAGAAGAATCCTGTAACTTTTAACACCTCCCTAAGGCACAGACACCCGAGTTTTGTAATACCACAGAacctcagaggtcagaaagagGATATGGGTCAAGGggcagaaaaggaggaagatCTCTGTGTTCTCCCATTAACAGGAAGGTGAGGAGCCCTTTGCAAAGCACTGACTGGAACCCCAGAATTTaagttaagataaaaaataaaaatagacaccCTTCTACCTCTTGGCATCCTGAGCTTAAAAATTAGCATGTGAGGTGGTTAGAAgcaccttcctttcctcttcccctgtgtgtcccccagctcctcctgtgtctcccagctcctcctgtgtctcccaactcctcctgtgtcccccagctcctcctgtgTCCCCTAGATAGATCCTCCTGTGTCTCCCAGCATAGCTCTCAAGCCTCAGACAGTTTCAACAGTCACTCACTAGCTCTGGGCTTATCTTCGCTCTGGCCTGGGTCAGATCAAACAGAGCTCAAGTATCTGTTAAGTCCTTGTTGTACAGCCTCCCTGAAACACACTTGGATCTCTGCCAGGGCTGGCCGGAAGGCCAAAGGCCAGCCAAAAATCTCATTTGATCCCAAAGAAAGCTCATGAAAGATGTGGTACATGCTTCATACATGAGTACAGAGAGCATCAGGAGGCTGAGAAAAACAGATCCAGCCATAAGCCCATCATTTCTGGTGCCATCTATGTGACCCTATAGGGACAGGTGCTTCGTCTCTCTGTGGCTTAACTTACTTATTTGCACAGTGGGCATAATCATATGCTAGTCCCCAGTGAGGCATGAGTTCATCTGGACAGGCCAGCTAGGGCCAGCTAAGGCCAGCAAAGGCTGTCATGTCACATTCCTTGTAGGACTTGCTAGAATTTTAGATTGTAGCTCACTCACTCCATCTTGTACTTCCAGAATGCATTTGGGCCCCACAGGTGATGTATGATCTGAGACATGacactgagatgatcatgttcaTTTACCTCCAGCTATGCTACTTTCTAGCCGGTGACACTTTATTTAGGATGCTTAGAACTTGGACCAGCTCAACAAATGGTAGATAGACATTATACAACAAACGGGGGTAGTCACAATTTTAGTCCTGCCACAAGCCCTGCTATACTCAattaggccagaagaggg
Proteins encoded in this region:
- the Klhdc8a gene encoding kelch domain-containing protein 8A, with the translated sequence MEVPNVKDFQWKRLAPLPSRRVYCSLLETGGQVYAIGGCDDNGVPMDCFEVYSPEADQWTSLPSLPTARAGVAITALGKRIMVIGGVGTNQLPVKVVEMYNIDEGKWKKRSVLREAAMGISVTAKDYRVYAAGGMGLDLRPHNYLQHYDMLKDMWVSLAPMPTPRYAATSFLRGSKIYVLGGRQSKYAVNAFEVFDIESRSWTKFPNIPCKRAFSSFVTLDNHLYSLGGLRQGRLYRQPKFLRTMDVFDMEQGGWLKMERSFFLKKRRADFVAGGLSGRVIVAGGLGNQPTVLETAEAFHPEKNKWEALPPMPTPRCACSSIVFKNCLMAVGGVSQGLSDAVEALFVSDS